Proteins encoded by one window of Blautia argi:
- a CDS encoding cytidine deaminase, with protein MTEQEKRTLVERALEARTFAYTPYSGFQVGAALLAKNGRIFTGCNIENAAYSPTNCAERTAVFKAVSEGIREFQAIAIVGGREGTEPVSLTAPCGVCRQVLMEFCSPKEFQILLGKGDKTWEEYTLEELLPQGFSGKNLESI; from the coding sequence ATGACAGAACAGGAAAAAAGAACTTTAGTGGAGCGGGCGTTAGAGGCAAGAACCTTTGCCTATACGCCGTATTCAGGATTTCAGGTAGGAGCTGCCTTGCTTGCAAAAAACGGCAGAATTTTCACAGGCTGTAATATTGAAAATGCTGCTTACAGTCCTACGAATTGTGCAGAGCGCACCGCTGTTTTTAAGGCAGTTTCCGAAGGCATAAGAGAGTTTCAGGCAATTGCCATTGTGGGTGGTAGGGAAGGAACAGAACCTGTTTCGCTCACCGCTCCCTGCGGTGTGTGCAGACAGGTGCTTATGGAATTTTGCAGTCCAAAAGAATTTCAGATTCTGCTTGGAAAAGGAGATAAAACCTGGGAAGAATATACCTTAGAAGAATTACTTCCACAGGGATTTTCAGGAAAAAATCTGGAAAGTATCTGA
- the udp gene encoding uridine phosphorylase → MQNYSGEAGLQYHLQICKGDVGRYVILPGDPKRCEKIAAYLENPVLVADSREYKTYTGYLEGEKVSVTSTGIGGPSASIALEELVQCGADTFVRVGTCGGMDLEVKGGDLVVATGAIRMEGTSKEYAPIEFPAVPDLQVTNALVEAAKRCGCTYHTGVVECKDAFYGQHEPETKPVSYELLNKWEAWLRMGCKASEMESAALFIVGNYLKVRVGTDLLVMGNQEREKRGLENPIVHDTDMAIRVAIEGIRLLIQKDRESV, encoded by the coding sequence ATGCAAAATTATTCAGGAGAAGCAGGACTTCAATATCACTTACAGATTTGCAAAGGGGACGTAGGGCGTTATGTGATTTTGCCGGGAGATCCCAAGCGATGTGAAAAAATTGCAGCATATCTGGAGAATCCTGTTCTGGTTGCAGACAGTCGGGAATATAAAACCTATACCGGATACCTGGAAGGGGAAAAAGTCAGTGTTACCTCTACCGGAATTGGCGGTCCTTCTGCGTCCATTGCTCTGGAAGAGCTGGTGCAATGTGGAGCGGATACCTTTGTCCGGGTAGGTACCTGTGGAGGTATGGACTTAGAGGTAAAGGGCGGTGACCTGGTGGTTGCAACGGGAGCGATTCGTATGGAAGGAACCAGCAAGGAATACGCACCGATTGAATTTCCGGCAGTCCCGGATTTGCAGGTAACCAATGCACTGGTAGAGGCTGCAAAGCGCTGCGGCTGCACGTATCACACCGGAGTGGTGGAATGCAAGGACGCCTTTTACGGGCAGCATGAGCCGGAAACAAAGCCGGTGAGTTATGAGCTTTTAAATAAATGGGAAGCCTGGCTGCGTATGGGGTGTAAAGCCTCGGAAATGGAGTCTGCCGCATTGTTTATTGTGGGAAACTATTTAAAAGTGCGGGTAGGAACGGATTTACTGGTTATGGGAAATCAGGAACGGGAAAAACGGGGACTTGAAAATCCCATTGTGCACGACACAGATATGGCGATTCGCGTAGCAATAGAGGGAATCCGCCTTTTGATTCAGAAAGACAGGGAAAGCGTATGA
- a CDS encoding acyltransferase domain-containing protein has protein sequence MKTWREIAALLAFPKEALEELEIAANPNSEDLEALLNGDFQKQVTKLVNPHCWEAARESLKEVLQPDKSGLKMLLVMLTACGYTYEAYREKGIEDSIFVETMNCFPRFVNEHKVSYGNYGFDRDFWTERQLSMQLFRLGELEYEMCRQGEEKTISVHIPSDADISRDKVEVSFKLAQEFFETYYPEYAQAEYTCYSWLLSPALTELLPAHSRILEFQSFFEIEREDTNSNAVLEWVFKRKGNTLQELPEDTSLQKKMKAYLLSSGKVGEAFGRLHK, from the coding sequence GTGAAAACCTGGAGAGAAATTGCAGCGCTTCTTGCATTTCCAAAAGAAGCGCTGGAGGAATTAGAAATCGCAGCAAACCCCAATTCGGAGGATTTGGAAGCGCTTTTAAACGGGGATTTTCAAAAACAGGTAACAAAGCTTGTCAATCCCCATTGCTGGGAAGCGGCCAGAGAAAGTTTAAAAGAGGTACTGCAGCCGGATAAAAGCGGTCTGAAAATGTTGCTTGTTATGTTGACAGCCTGTGGATACACCTATGAGGCTTACAGAGAAAAGGGAATAGAGGACAGTATTTTTGTGGAAACTATGAACTGCTTCCCGCGTTTTGTAAATGAGCATAAAGTCAGTTATGGAAACTATGGATTTGACCGGGATTTCTGGACTGAACGACAGCTTTCCATGCAGCTGTTCAGACTGGGAGAACTGGAGTACGAAATGTGCAGGCAGGGAGAAGAAAAGACAATTTCCGTGCATATTCCTTCTGATGCGGATATCAGCAGGGATAAGGTAGAAGTTTCCTTTAAGCTGGCACAGGAGTTTTTTGAAACCTATTATCCGGAATATGCTCAGGCAGAATACACCTGCTATTCCTGGCTGTTAAGCCCTGCACTGACAGAATTACTGCCTGCACATTCCAGAATTTTGGAATTTCAGTCTTTCTTTGAGATAGAAAGAGAAGATACAAATTCCAATGCTGTGCTGGAATGGGTTTTTAAAAGAAAGGGGAATACGCTGCAGGAATTACCGGAGGATACTTCCCTGCAGAAAAAAATGAAGGCATATCTTCTGAGCAGCGGAAAAGTGGGAGAAGCTTTTGGAAGACTGCACAAATAA
- a CDS encoding phosphopentomutase — MRYQRIFTIVLDSLGIGAMPDSQKYGDVGVDTLGHIAEQKENFRIPNLQKLGIANLHQLKGVSPVQKPLACYMKLQEQSCGKDTMTGHWEMMGLHVTRPFRTFTEHGFPPELIQELEKRTGRPIIGNKSASGTEILEELAEQEIREGKLIVYTSADSVLQICGNEETMGLETLYRYCEIARELTMRDEWKVGRVIARPYVGKKKGEFKRTANRHDYALKPYGKTALDSLKEAGFSVISVGKIYDIFDGQGLTESNKSKSSVHGMEQTIDLAKRDFTGLCFTNLVDFDALWGHRRNVQGYAEELERFDEKLGELLSVLRTDDLLILTADHGNDPTYTGTDHTREQVPFLAYSPSMKEGKNLGVSPTFAVIGATIAENFGVKMPEGTIGTSLLEQLL, encoded by the coding sequence ATGAGGTATCAGAGAATTTTTACCATTGTACTGGATTCCCTGGGAATTGGAGCCATGCCGGATTCCCAAAAGTATGGAGATGTTGGGGTAGATACCCTGGGACATATTGCAGAACAGAAAGAAAATTTCAGAATTCCAAATCTGCAGAAACTGGGAATCGCAAATCTGCATCAGCTAAAAGGTGTTTCCCCGGTGCAAAAGCCCCTTGCCTGTTACATGAAATTGCAGGAGCAAAGCTGTGGCAAGGACACCATGACCGGACACTGGGAAATGATGGGACTTCATGTGACCCGGCCTTTCCGGACGTTTACGGAACACGGCTTTCCTCCAGAATTGATTCAGGAGCTGGAAAAACGCACAGGCAGACCCATTATCGGAAATAAAAGCGCCAGCGGTACGGAGATTTTGGAGGAGCTGGCAGAGCAGGAAATCCGGGAAGGAAAGCTGATCGTTTATACTTCTGCGGATTCGGTTTTGCAGATTTGCGGAAATGAAGAAACCATGGGACTGGAAACCCTGTATCGTTACTGTGAAATTGCCAGAGAACTGACCATGCGGGACGAATGGAAGGTGGGACGGGTCATTGCAAGACCCTATGTAGGAAAGAAAAAGGGAGAATTTAAACGCACGGCAAACCGCCATGATTATGCTTTAAAACCATATGGAAAGACCGCTCTGGACAGTTTAAAGGAGGCAGGATTTTCCGTGATTTCCGTGGGGAAAATTTATGATATTTTTGATGGGCAGGGACTGACAGAATCGAATAAATCCAAAAGTTCGGTGCATGGTATGGAACAGACCATAGACCTTGCAAAACGGGATTTTACAGGGCTGTGTTTTACCAATCTGGTAGATTTTGACGCTCTGTGGGGGCACAGGAGAAATGTGCAGGGCTATGCAGAAGAACTGGAACGCTTTGATGAAAAGCTGGGAGAACTGCTTTCTGTATTAAGAACAGATGATTTGCTGATTCTTACTGCGGATCATGGAAATGACCCTACCTACACAGGCACAGACCACACCAGAGAGCAGGTTCCGTTTCTGGCTTACTCTCCCTCCATGAAAGAAGGGAAGAATCTGGGTGTCAGCCCGACTTTTGCAGTGATTGGAGCAACCATTGCAGAAAATTTTGGGGTGAAGATGCCGGAGGGAACCATTGGAACTTCCCTTTTAGAACAACTATTATAA
- the deoC gene encoding deoxyribose-phosphate aldolase, whose protein sequence is MEKRELSSRLDHTLLKQTATWEEVRRICEEGIQYHTASVCIPPCYVKKAKEFVQNRMKICTVIGFPNGNTTTTVKVFETRDAVENGADEIDMVVNLGMVKAGEYEQILGEIRAVKEACDGRLLKVIIETCLLTKEEKTELCRIVTESGAEYIKTSTGFSTGGATFADVELMRKCVGRQVKVKAAGGISSVEDAEKFLALGADRLGTSRLIKLLEEEKQRGKEGR, encoded by the coding sequence ATGGAAAAAAGAGAATTGTCAAGCAGGTTGGATCACACGTTGTTAAAGCAGACAGCAACCTGGGAAGAGGTTCGCAGGATATGTGAAGAAGGCATACAATATCATACGGCATCTGTATGTATTCCGCCCTGCTATGTGAAAAAAGCAAAGGAATTTGTGCAAAACCGGATGAAAATATGCACTGTGATTGGGTTTCCCAACGGGAATACTACCACAACCGTGAAAGTATTTGAAACCAGAGATGCCGTGGAAAATGGTGCAGATGAAATAGACATGGTGGTGAATCTGGGTATGGTAAAAGCAGGGGAATATGAACAGATTCTGGGGGAAATCCGGGCAGTGAAAGAAGCCTGTGACGGAAGACTTTTAAAGGTCATTATCGAAACCTGTCTGCTTACAAAAGAAGAAAAAACAGAGCTTTGTCGGATTGTAACAGAATCAGGGGCAGAATATATTAAGACTTCCACAGGCTTTTCCACAGGTGGAGCAACGTTTGCTGATGTGGAACTGATGAGAAAGTGTGTGGGCAGGCAGGTCAAGGTCAAAGCAGCAGGCGGGATTTCTTCAGTGGAGGACGCAGAGAAATTTCTGGCTCTTGGGGCAGACCGATTGGGAACCAGCAGATTGATTAAACTGTTGGAGGAAGAAAAACAGAGGGGAAAAGAGGGCAGATAA
- a CDS encoding sulfate/molybdate ABC transporter ATP-binding protein, which yields MEVKIEKSLEKFRLDVEFVSESRRIGILGASGSGKSLLLRSLAGVESVDKGKIVFEGRTLLDTGRKICEKPQNRRVGYLFQNYALFPTMTVEENIMAGLSGNRSKKRERAAEFIEKFHLKGLEKRLPGELSGGQQQRTALARMMICRPQMILLDEPYSALDVYLRDQLQREMLEFLKEYPGTVLLVSHNRDEIYRMSEEMLVMDRGRIVGQGKTKALFQNPQTKIAARLTGCKNIADIVQKEGSTAFVPDWGMNLRLKTHSLEGVKAVAIRAHEFLMKEEENCLCFPVYCPVVTEDMFEYNLSFLPNQEAKQRMDWKVSRYLWESAGRIPEKLYLKEEKLLLLYE from the coding sequence ATGGAAGTAAAAATAGAGAAAAGTCTGGAAAAATTTCGTCTTGATGTGGAGTTTGTCAGCGAAAGTCGCCGCATTGGTATTCTGGGAGCATCAGGAAGCGGAAAGAGCCTTCTGCTGCGGAGTCTTGCCGGGGTAGAAAGCGTGGATAAGGGGAAAATTGTGTTTGAAGGCAGAACCCTTTTGGACACGGGACGGAAAATCTGTGAAAAGCCTCAGAATCGAAGGGTGGGATATCTGTTTCAGAATTATGCTCTTTTTCCAACCATGACAGTGGAAGAGAATATTATGGCAGGACTTTCGGGAAACCGCAGCAAAAAGAGGGAGAGAGCGGCAGAGTTTATAGAGAAATTTCATTTAAAGGGACTGGAAAAACGTCTTCCGGGGGAACTTTCCGGAGGACAGCAGCAGAGAACCGCTCTGGCAAGAATGATGATATGCCGACCGCAGATGATTCTTCTGGACGAGCCCTATTCTGCTCTGGACGTGTATTTGCGGGATCAATTGCAAAGGGAAATGCTGGAATTTTTGAAGGAATATCCCGGAACCGTGCTTCTGGTGTCCCACAACAGGGACGAAATTTACCGCATGAGCGAGGAAATGTTAGTTATGGACAGAGGCAGGATTGTGGGACAGGGAAAGACAAAGGCTTTGTTTCAAAATCCTCAGACCAAAATAGCAGCTCGTCTGACCGGGTGTAAGAATATTGCAGATATAGTGCAAAAAGAAGGGAGTACAGCGTTTGTGCCGGACTGGGGCATGAATTTACGGTTGAAAACTCATAGTTTAGAAGGAGTAAAGGCAGTAGCAATCCGCGCTCACGAATTTCTTATGAAAGAAGAAGAGAATTGCCTGTGCTTTCCTGTGTATTGTCCTGTTGTGACAGAGGATATGTTTGAGTACAATCTTTCATTTTTGCCTAATCAGGAGGCAAAACAGAGAATGGACTGGAAGGTTTCCAGATATTTGTGGGAGAGCGCAGGAAGAATTCCGGAAAAGTTATATTTGAAAGAAGAGAAGCTGTTGTTGTTGTATGAGTAA
- the modB gene encoding molybdate ABC transporter permease subunit, whose protein sequence is MEAVLQILRELDWSPLWISLKTGIAATFFSLFLGVFAAARAMKVSGRTRAFLDSLLTLPMVLPPTAAGFFLLLLFSTRRPVGSFLYTSFDIKIIQSWAGCVIAAVVIAFPLMYRNARGAFEQVDPNLIYAARTLGMSETKIFWKVALPTAGPGVAAGIVLTFARAMGEYGATSMLAGNIPGKTGTISQKIAMVIQDGDYITAGFWVGLVFLAAFVILIVMNLTTGKGRNKRKRW, encoded by the coding sequence ATGGAAGCAGTTTTACAGATATTGAGGGAATTAGACTGGAGTCCTCTCTGGATTTCTTTGAAAACGGGAATCGCTGCTACCTTTTTTTCCCTTTTTCTGGGGGTTTTCGCAGCGGCAAGGGCAATGAAGGTCAGTGGGAGAACCAGAGCTTTTCTGGATAGTTTGCTGACCCTTCCCATGGTTTTGCCTCCTACGGCAGCGGGATTTTTCCTGTTGCTTTTGTTTAGTACCAGAAGACCGGTGGGAAGTTTTTTATATACTTCCTTTGATATTAAAATCATACAGTCCTGGGCAGGGTGCGTGATAGCTGCTGTGGTAATTGCCTTTCCTCTTATGTATCGAAATGCAAGAGGCGCCTTTGAGCAGGTAGACCCCAATCTGATTTATGCAGCCAGAACACTGGGTATGTCAGAAACGAAAATTTTCTGGAAAGTGGCGCTTCCTACAGCAGGTCCAGGAGTGGCAGCGGGGATAGTGCTGACCTTTGCCAGAGCCATGGGCGAATACGGGGCAACCTCCATGCTGGCAGGAAATATTCCCGGAAAGACAGGCACCATTTCGCAGAAAATTGCCATGGTTATTCAGGACGGGGATTATATTACCGCAGGTTTTTGGGTGGGACTTGTGTTTTTAGCAGCTTTTGTTATTTTAATTGTTATGAATTTGACAACCGGAAAGGGCAGAAATAAAAGGAAACGCTGGTAA
- the modA gene encoding molybdate ABC transporter substrate-binding protein: MKRRMAAFILVCCIAMGMAGCGSKESQEKREQEDAGSRKEAVQEPEAQKEEPEEIQVFIAASLNTVMTELAEKYHEVHPEVKIVYNADSSGKLLTQIEEGYACDIFFSAAQKQMDQLEQDGFVLEGTRHNVVNNQVVLLTLKDSETKVTGLENLQEAESIALAGGSVPVGKYTRQALVNLEILPQAEDVSEITTRKVSEALGNVEISEQDNVSKVLTAVTEGACEVGTTYYSDTYGYEDKVKVLEIVSYDLTGDVIYPICQVKNQEADEGQVKAAGEFLDYVLSDEAKEVFESYYFDTNVE; the protein is encoded by the coding sequence ATGAAAAGACGAATGGCAGCATTTATTCTGGTCTGCTGTATAGCAATGGGAATGGCCGGCTGTGGAAGTAAGGAAAGCCAGGAGAAAAGAGAACAGGAAGATGCCGGGAGCAGGAAGGAAGCTGTACAAGAACCGGAAGCGCAGAAAGAGGAGCCAGAGGAAATCCAGGTGTTTATTGCAGCCAGCCTAAATACAGTCATGACAGAGCTGGCAGAAAAGTATCATGAAGTACACCCGGAGGTGAAAATTGTCTACAATGCCGACAGTTCCGGAAAATTGCTGACCCAGATTGAAGAGGGGTATGCCTGTGATATTTTCTTTTCTGCTGCTCAGAAACAAATGGATCAGTTAGAGCAGGACGGATTTGTTCTGGAAGGAACCCGCCATAATGTGGTGAACAATCAGGTGGTACTTCTGACTTTAAAGGATAGTGAAACCAAGGTGACAGGTTTAGAGAATCTGCAGGAAGCAGAAAGCATTGCACTTGCAGGCGGCAGTGTACCGGTAGGAAAATATACACGGCAGGCTCTGGTGAACCTGGAAATTCTGCCCCAGGCAGAAGATGTTTCTGAAATTACAACCAGGAAGGTGTCAGAAGCGCTTGGAAATGTGGAAATCAGTGAGCAGGATAATGTAAGTAAGGTGCTTACTGCTGTGACAGAAGGCGCCTGTGAGGTGGGAACAACGTACTATTCCGATACCTATGGATATGAGGACAAGGTAAAGGTTTTGGAAATTGTCAGCTATGATTTGACAGGAGATGTGATTTATCCTATTTGCCAGGTGAAGAATCAGGAGGCAGATGAAGGACAGGTAAAGGCAGCCGGAGAATTTTTGGATTATGTGCTTTCTGATGAGGCGAAGGAAGTGTTTGAAAGCTATTATTTTGATACCAATGTAGAGTAA